A single region of the Phaenicophaeus curvirostris isolate KB17595 chromosome 4, BPBGC_Pcur_1.0, whole genome shotgun sequence genome encodes:
- the AP1AR gene encoding AP-1 complex-associated regulatory protein isoform X1 → MGTCWSRGCCGLLLRREGGRPQRGGGSKYFRTCSTGEHFTIEFENLVESDEGESPGSSHRPLTEEEIADLKERHYDSIAEKQKVVDLKIQSELALQEEKLRIEEEALYAAQREAARAAKQKKLLEQRRQQRITQKAHAVNNGEYQSSVAEEDLDSFLRNTKFQYEAFRSSRLSSDATVLTPNTESSCDLMTKTKSTSGNDDSTSLDLEWEDEEGMNRMIPMRERSRTEEDILRAALKFNSKKMGSHPASASDDSNGLEWENDFVSAEMDDNGNSEYAGFVNPVLDVSTSDVRMSDSDRQDR, encoded by the exons atccaAGTATTTTAGAACGTGTTCAACAGGAGAACACTTCACTATAGAG TTTGAGAACCTGGTGGAAAGTGATGAG GGAGAAAGCCCGGGCAGCAGCCACAG ACCTCTGACTGAGGAAGAAATTGCAGATCTGAAAGAGAGACATTACGACTCCattgctgaaaagcagaaagttgTTGATCTGAAGATTCAATCAGAG TTAGCCTTACAAGAGGAGAAGTTAAGAATAGAAGAGGAGGCTTTATATGCTGCACAACGTGAAGCAGCCAgggcagcaaagcagaaaaagctcttggag CAACGTAGACAGCAAAGGATAACGCAGAAGGCGCATGCTGTTAATAACGGGGAATATCAGAG CTCTGTGGCAGAGGAAGATCTTGATTCTTTcttaagaaatacaaaattccAGTATGAAGCTTTTCGAAGTAGTA GACTTTCATCTGATGCTACAGTGCTGACACCCAACACAGAGAGCAGTTGCGACTTAATGACCAAAACCAAATCGACAAGTGGAAACGATGACAGCACTTCATTAGATTTAGAGTGGGAAGATGAAGAAG GCATGAACAGGATGATTCCAATGAGAGAACGCTCCAGAACAGAGGAAGATATACTCCGGGCGGCACTGAAATTCAATAGCAAGAAGATGGGCAGCCATCCAGCTTCGGCTTCTGACGATTCCAATGGATTGGAGTGGGAGAATGACTTTGTTAGCGCTGAGATGGATGATAATGGCAATTCAGAATATGCTGGATTTGTAAATCCCGTATTGGATGTGTCCACTTCGGATGTAAGGATGTCCGATTCGGATCGTCAGGACAGATAG
- the AP1AR gene encoding AP-1 complex-associated regulatory protein isoform X3, whose protein sequence is MGTCWSRGCCGLLLRREGGRPQRGGGSKYFRTCSTGEHFTIEFENLVESDEGESPGSSHRPLTEEEIADLKERHYDSIAEKQKVVDLKIQSEQRRQQRITQKAHAVNNGEYQSSVAEEDLDSFLRNTKFQYEAFRSSRLSSDATVLTPNTESSCDLMTKTKSTSGNDDSTSLDLEWEDEEGMNRMIPMRERSRTEEDILRAALKFNSKKMGSHPASASDDSNGLEWENDFVSAEMDDNGNSEYAGFVNPVLDVSTSDVRMSDSDRQDR, encoded by the exons atccaAGTATTTTAGAACGTGTTCAACAGGAGAACACTTCACTATAGAG TTTGAGAACCTGGTGGAAAGTGATGAG GGAGAAAGCCCGGGCAGCAGCCACAG ACCTCTGACTGAGGAAGAAATTGCAGATCTGAAAGAGAGACATTACGACTCCattgctgaaaagcagaaagttgTTGATCTGAAGATTCAATCAGAG CAACGTAGACAGCAAAGGATAACGCAGAAGGCGCATGCTGTTAATAACGGGGAATATCAGAG CTCTGTGGCAGAGGAAGATCTTGATTCTTTcttaagaaatacaaaattccAGTATGAAGCTTTTCGAAGTAGTA GACTTTCATCTGATGCTACAGTGCTGACACCCAACACAGAGAGCAGTTGCGACTTAATGACCAAAACCAAATCGACAAGTGGAAACGATGACAGCACTTCATTAGATTTAGAGTGGGAAGATGAAGAAG GCATGAACAGGATGATTCCAATGAGAGAACGCTCCAGAACAGAGGAAGATATACTCCGGGCGGCACTGAAATTCAATAGCAAGAAGATGGGCAGCCATCCAGCTTCGGCTTCTGACGATTCCAATGGATTGGAGTGGGAGAATGACTTTGTTAGCGCTGAGATGGATGATAATGGCAATTCAGAATATGCTGGATTTGTAAATCCCGTATTGGATGTGTCCACTTCGGATGTAAGGATGTCCGATTCGGATCGTCAGGACAGATAG
- the AP1AR gene encoding AP-1 complex-associated regulatory protein isoform X2: MSPGSAGSRRSKYFRTCSTGEHFTIEFENLVESDEGESPGSSHRPLTEEEIADLKERHYDSIAEKQKVVDLKIQSELALQEEKLRIEEEALYAAQREAARAAKQKKLLEQRRQQRITQKAHAVNNGEYQSSVAEEDLDSFLRNTKFQYEAFRSSRLSSDATVLTPNTESSCDLMTKTKSTSGNDDSTSLDLEWEDEEGMNRMIPMRERSRTEEDILRAALKFNSKKMGSHPASASDDSNGLEWENDFVSAEMDDNGNSEYAGFVNPVLDVSTSDVRMSDSDRQDR; encoded by the exons ATGAGTCCTGGTTCAGCAGGCAGCAGAAG atccaAGTATTTTAGAACGTGTTCAACAGGAGAACACTTCACTATAGAG TTTGAGAACCTGGTGGAAAGTGATGAG GGAGAAAGCCCGGGCAGCAGCCACAG ACCTCTGACTGAGGAAGAAATTGCAGATCTGAAAGAGAGACATTACGACTCCattgctgaaaagcagaaagttgTTGATCTGAAGATTCAATCAGAG TTAGCCTTACAAGAGGAGAAGTTAAGAATAGAAGAGGAGGCTTTATATGCTGCACAACGTGAAGCAGCCAgggcagcaaagcagaaaaagctcttggag CAACGTAGACAGCAAAGGATAACGCAGAAGGCGCATGCTGTTAATAACGGGGAATATCAGAG CTCTGTGGCAGAGGAAGATCTTGATTCTTTcttaagaaatacaaaattccAGTATGAAGCTTTTCGAAGTAGTA GACTTTCATCTGATGCTACAGTGCTGACACCCAACACAGAGAGCAGTTGCGACTTAATGACCAAAACCAAATCGACAAGTGGAAACGATGACAGCACTTCATTAGATTTAGAGTGGGAAGATGAAGAAG GCATGAACAGGATGATTCCAATGAGAGAACGCTCCAGAACAGAGGAAGATATACTCCGGGCGGCACTGAAATTCAATAGCAAGAAGATGGGCAGCCATCCAGCTTCGGCTTCTGACGATTCCAATGGATTGGAGTGGGAGAATGACTTTGTTAGCGCTGAGATGGATGATAATGGCAATTCAGAATATGCTGGATTTGTAAATCCCGTATTGGATGTGTCCACTTCGGATGTAAGGATGTCCGATTCGGATCGTCAGGACAGATAG